A genome region from Stenotrophomonas maltophilia includes the following:
- a CDS encoding response regulator transcription factor — MTTLLIADDHPLFREALRGAVQRVIPGVQLFEADSVEALYALADQHNDADLVLMDLNMPGAQGFNALVHMRSLHPHLPVVVVSAREEATVMRRALDHGALGFIPKSADSDTIGHALGTILDGETWAPPEAHNVPPTEREEREVGQRLRELTPQQFRVLQMLGAGRLNKQIAYDLNVSEATIKAHVTAILRKLGVTNRTQAVLMAGKLAIDDDAIVLPPEED; from the coding sequence ATGACCACCCTCCTGATTGCCGATGACCACCCGCTGTTCCGCGAAGCCCTGCGCGGCGCCGTGCAGCGGGTCATCCCTGGCGTGCAGTTGTTCGAGGCCGACAGCGTGGAAGCGCTGTATGCACTGGCCGATCAGCACAACGACGCCGACCTGGTCCTGATGGACCTGAACATGCCCGGTGCGCAGGGCTTCAACGCACTGGTGCACATGCGCTCGCTGCACCCGCACCTGCCGGTGGTGGTGGTCTCCGCGCGCGAAGAAGCGACGGTGATGCGGCGTGCGCTCGACCACGGCGCGCTGGGCTTCATTCCCAAGTCGGCCGACTCGGACACCATCGGCCATGCGCTGGGCACCATCCTCGATGGCGAGACCTGGGCACCTCCGGAAGCGCACAACGTGCCACCGACCGAGCGAGAGGAGCGCGAAGTCGGCCAGCGTCTGCGCGAGCTGACCCCGCAGCAGTTCCGCGTGCTGCAGATGCTGGGCGCAGGCCGCTTGAACAAGCAGATCGCCTACGACCTCAACGTCTCCGAAGCAACGATCAAGGCCCACGTCACCGCCATCCTGCGCAAGCTCGGCGTGACCAACCGCACCCAGGCCGTGCTGATGGCCGGCAAGCTGGCCATCGACGACGACGCCATTGTGCTGCCGCCGGAAGAAGATTGA
- a CDS encoding REP-associated tyrosine transposase, with the protein MASPALRYGRWSHTGNVYAITTVTRARRPWFSDKANVDLLIEALRTVERTGRSFSLAWVIMPDHLHWLIELRTGTLAGCMQILKSRSGRSIARRVDANAPIWQPGYYDHALRRDECLRTQAVYIAANPVRAGLANCLGEYPHAWSRWPLRD; encoded by the coding sequence ATGGCCAGTCCCGCACTCCGTTATGGTCGTTGGTCGCATACCGGCAATGTCTATGCGATCACCACGGTGACGCGTGCGCGCCGTCCCTGGTTCAGTGACAAGGCCAACGTTGATCTGCTGATCGAAGCCCTGCGCACGGTAGAGCGGACGGGTCGAAGCTTCTCCCTCGCCTGGGTGATCATGCCGGATCACCTGCACTGGTTGATCGAGTTGCGTACCGGCACGCTCGCCGGCTGCATGCAGATCCTGAAGTCCAGGAGTGGACGATCCATCGCCAGGCGTGTTGATGCGAATGCACCGATCTGGCAGCCGGGGTACTACGACCATGCGTTGCGCAGGGATGAATGCCTGCGCACGCAGGCGGTGTATATCGCGGCCAATCCAGTACGCGCAGGGCTGGCCAACTGTCTCGGTGAATATCCCCACGCCTGGAGCAGGTGGCCTCTGCGGGACTAG
- a CDS encoding manganese efflux pump MntP family protein: protein MSPISILLIGFAMSTDAFAAAIGKGAAMRKPVFRDALRAGIIFGVIEAITPIIGWLLGRAALQYVEAFDHWIAFGLLGALGIHMIYNGLRPDSAEEDEDPSQHHGFWKLALTGFATSIDAMAVGIGLAFMDVHIGVMAAVIGLCTLTMVTVGIMLGRVLGSMVGKRAEIIGGVILVIIGATILYEHLHGVA from the coding sequence ATGTCCCCCATTTCGATCCTCCTGATCGGCTTTGCCATGTCCACCGATGCCTTCGCCGCGGCGATCGGCAAGGGTGCTGCCATGCGCAAGCCGGTGTTCCGCGATGCGCTGCGCGCCGGCATCATCTTCGGCGTCATCGAGGCGATCACGCCGATCATCGGCTGGTTGCTCGGCCGTGCCGCCCTGCAGTACGTCGAGGCCTTCGACCACTGGATCGCCTTCGGCCTGCTCGGCGCGCTGGGCATCCACATGATCTACAACGGCCTGCGTCCGGACAGCGCCGAGGAAGACGAAGACCCCTCGCAGCACCACGGCTTCTGGAAGCTGGCACTGACCGGTTTCGCCACCAGCATCGATGCGATGGCGGTGGGTATCGGCCTGGCCTTCATGGACGTGCATATCGGCGTGATGGCCGCGGTCATTGGCCTGTGCACGCTGACCATGGTCACCGTCGGCATCATGCTTGGCCGCGTACTGGGCAGCATGGTCGGCAAGCGTGCCGAGATCATCGGCGGCGTGATCCTGGTGATCATTGGCGCGACGATCCTGTACGAACACCTGCACGGTGTGGCGTAA